One part of the uncultured Celeribacter sp. genome encodes these proteins:
- a CDS encoding deoxyribodipyrimidine photo-lyase, which produces MTAIWWLRRDLRLDDNPALRAAAKAGQVLPVFICDDSVERLGAAPKWRLGLGLEALIQRIEAQGGQVFLRRGAARDILLELAQAIGADTVVWNRLYDGAAIERDTAVKTALQEAGLSVQSYNSHLLFEPWTVETKSGGYYKVYSPFWRAVCDRPVAAAHAAPNVDWASPSEVQTDPVSDWALGAGMQRGAGVVQAHCRIGEDAAQARLDQFMGCHVADYKARRDFPAEPVCSGLSENLTYGEISPRRIWAAGQAAREAGEPGAEHFLKELVWREFAYHLLFHEPSLPEDNHREGWDDFPWRGDSEDADRWRRGCTGIRFVDAAMRELYVTGTMHNRARMIVASFLTKHLLTDWRLGRAWFEDCLIDWDPASNAMGWQWVAGCGPDAAPYFRVFNPDGQAEKYDPEGTYRHRWIAEGEDTPSDTALSFFDAVPKSWAVSPGDAYPAPIIDLRKGRERALAAYEARKG; this is translated from the coding sequence GTGACAGCAATCTGGTGGCTGCGCCGCGATCTGCGGCTTGATGACAATCCGGCACTCCGCGCTGCGGCCAAGGCCGGGCAGGTGCTGCCGGTGTTCATTTGCGATGACAGCGTTGAGCGCCTAGGCGCCGCCCCGAAATGGCGGCTTGGCCTTGGTTTGGAAGCGCTGATCCAGCGGATCGAGGCGCAGGGCGGTCAGGTGTTTCTGCGCCGGGGTGCTGCCCGTGACATCCTGCTGGAGCTTGCACAGGCCATTGGCGCCGATACGGTGGTTTGGAACCGGCTCTACGACGGGGCGGCGATTGAGCGTGACACAGCGGTGAAGACCGCCCTGCAAGAGGCCGGTCTGTCCGTGCAGTCATACAACAGCCATCTGCTGTTCGAACCCTGGACGGTCGAGACCAAGAGTGGCGGCTACTATAAGGTTTATTCTCCCTTCTGGCGCGCGGTCTGCGATCGCCCTGTGGCCGCAGCGCACGCCGCGCCAAACGTCGATTGGGCCAGCCCGTCCGAGGTGCAGACTGATCCCGTGTCGGATTGGGCCCTGGGAGCCGGGATGCAGCGCGGAGCCGGGGTGGTGCAGGCGCATTGCCGGATCGGGGAAGACGCCGCGCAGGCGCGACTGGACCAGTTCATGGGATGTCATGTCGCCGACTACAAGGCGCGCCGCGACTTCCCGGCCGAACCTGTGTGTTCCGGCCTGTCGGAAAACCTCACCTATGGCGAAATCTCTCCACGCCGGATCTGGGCTGCAGGGCAGGCCGCACGCGAAGCCGGAGAGCCCGGTGCAGAGCACTTTCTGAAAGAACTGGTCTGGCGCGAGTTCGCTTATCACCTGCTGTTCCACGAGCCGAGCCTGCCGGAGGACAATCACCGGGAGGGTTGGGATGATTTTCCATGGCGTGGTGACAGCGAAGACGCCGACCGCTGGCGGCGCGGCTGTACCGGCATCCGGTTTGTCGATGCGGCCATGCGCGAACTCTATGTCACCGGCACAATGCACAACCGGGCGCGAATGATCGTGGCCTCTTTCCTGACCAAACATCTGCTGACCGACTGGCGGCTGGGCAGGGCGTGGTTCGAAGACTGCCTGATCGATTGGGATCCGGCCTCGAATGCTATGGGATGGCAATGGGTGGCCGGATGCGGCCCGGACGCAGCCCCCTATTTTCGCGTCTTCAATCCAGATGGTCAGGCGGAAAAATACGACCCAGAGGGCACTTACAGGCACCGCTGGATCGCGGAAGGCGAGGACACTCCCAGTGACACGGCGCTGTCCTTCTTTGATGCGGTGCCCAAATCATGGGCGGTGTCGCCCGGGGATGCCTATCCGGCACCGATCATTGATTTGCGCAAAGGACGTGAACGCGCGCTGGCGGCCTATGAGGCGCGAAAGGGGTGA